A window of Blattabacterium cuenoti contains these coding sequences:
- the lipA gene encoding lipoyl synthase, whose product MNIMKKKPDWIKVKFSIGTNYKKIKKLIVLHNLNTICQSANCPNIGECWGKGVATFMILGSICTRSCRFCGVKTGKPDNIDWKEPEKIAKSIQILNLNHVVITSVNRDDLKDMGTYIWENTIKKIRQFNPKITIETLIPDFQGNHKIIDRIIKLNPEIISHNLETVYRLTKEVRIQAKYDRSLFVLKYIKEKNTKIRTKTGIMLGLGETKEEVLATMKDIKHSKVDILTIGQYLQPSIKHFPVRFFVSPGEFLEYEKIGLKMGFKYVESGPLVRSSYHAEKHVL is encoded by the coding sequence ATGAATATTATGAAAAAAAAACCGGATTGGATAAAAGTTAAATTTTCAATTGGCACAAATTATAAAAAAATTAAAAAATTAATTGTTTTACATAATTTAAATACCATTTGTCAAAGTGCAAATTGTCCAAATATAGGAGAATGTTGGGGTAAAGGGGTAGCAACTTTTATGATTTTAGGATCTATTTGTACTAGATCATGTAGATTTTGTGGAGTAAAAACTGGAAAACCTGATAATATTGATTGGAAAGAACCAGAAAAAATAGCTAAATCAATTCAAATATTAAACCTCAATCATGTCGTTATTACTTCTGTTAATAGAGATGATTTAAAGGATATGGGTACATATATTTGGGAAAATACTATAAAAAAAATCAGACAATTCAATCCTAAAATTACAATAGAAACATTAATTCCAGATTTCCAAGGGAACCACAAAATAATAGATAGAATCATAAAATTAAATCCAGAAATCATTTCTCATAACTTAGAAACTGTTTATAGACTAACAAAAGAAGTCAGAATTCAAGCAAAATATGATAGGAGTCTTTTTGTATTGAAATATATTAAAGAAAAAAATACTAAAATTAGGACAAAAACCGGTATTATGTTAGGATTGGGTGAAACAAAAGAAGAAGTATTAGCAACAATGAAAGATATAAAACATTCTAAAGTAGACATTTTAACAATTGGACAATATTTGCAACCTTCTATCAAACATTTTCCAGTACGTTTTTTTGTATCTCCAGGAGAATTTTTAGAATATGAAAAAATTGGATTAAAAATGGGATTCAAATATGTAGAAAGTGGCCCATTAGTTCGTTCATCTTATCACGCGGAAAAACACGTATTATAA
- a CDS encoding Nif3-like dinuclear metal center hexameric protein translates to MDITVKNITDQLENFAPIEYSEPYDNVGLIIGSYEQIVRKLLITLDITEEIIEEAIKKTCNLIISFHPILFKPINKLTGLISQERIIILSLKNNISIYVIHTNLDVIWNGINSYISNILDLYNTKVLFPKKGIIKKLTTYVPISYAERVRNSLFSAGAGEFNNYSCCSYNFDGIGTFLGNEDANPTIGKKQHFNIEKETCINVIFPYHKIHSIKNALFTSHPYEEVAYEIYNLENYNSRLGIGISGFLKKEMNEYDFLRFLKTKMSLSYIRHSFFTGKELKKIAIISGSGSFGIEHAIKGKYQVFVSSDLKYHDFLKSTNKIFLIDINHYESEKFNKIIIKSFLQQRFSSIDIAESSICTNPIQYFY, encoded by the coding sequence ATGGATATAACAGTAAAAAATATTACAGATCAATTAGAAAATTTTGCTCCAATAGAATATTCTGAACCGTATGATAATGTTGGATTAATTATAGGATCGTATGAACAAATAGTTAGAAAACTATTGATAACTTTAGATATTACAGAGGAAATAATAGAAGAAGCTATAAAGAAGACATGTAATTTAATCATTTCTTTTCATCCTATACTTTTTAAACCAATAAACAAATTAACTGGATTAATTAGTCAAGAAAGAATTATTATTTTATCATTAAAAAATAATATATCTATTTACGTTATTCACACCAATTTAGATGTTATATGGAATGGAATTAATTCTTACATATCTAACATATTAGATTTATATAATACTAAAGTATTATTTCCTAAAAAAGGCATCATAAAAAAATTAACAACTTATGTTCCTATATCTTATGCAGAAAGAGTTAGAAACTCTTTATTTTCTGCTGGAGCTGGTGAATTTAACAATTATAGTTGTTGTAGTTATAATTTTGATGGTATTGGAACTTTTCTAGGAAATGAAGATGCTAACCCTACTATTGGTAAAAAACAACATTTTAATATTGAAAAAGAAACTTGTATAAATGTTATTTTTCCATATCATAAAATTCACTCTATTAAAAACGCTCTTTTTACAAGTCATCCTTATGAAGAAGTAGCTTATGAAATTTATAATTTAGAAAATTATAATTCACGTTTAGGAATAGGCATATCCGGTTTTTTAAAGAAAGAAATGAATGAATATGATTTTTTACGTTTTTTAAAAACCAAAATGTCATTGTCTTATATAAGACATTCTTTCTTTACTGGTAAAGAATTAAAGAAAATAGCTATAATATCAGGATCAGGTAGTTTTGGAATTGAACATGCTATAAAAGGAAAATATCAAGTTTTTGTTTCATCTGATTTAAAATATCATGATTTTTTGAAATCAACAAATAAAATTTTTCTTATTGATATTAATCATTATGAATCTGAAAAATTTAATAAAATAATAATAAAATCTTTTTTACAACAAAGATTTTCCTCAATTGATATTGCAGAATCCTCAATTTGTACAAATCCAATTCAATATTTTTATTAA